The Zonotrichia albicollis isolate bZonAlb1 chromosome 9, bZonAlb1.hap1, whole genome shotgun sequence genome has a window encoding:
- the LOC141730247 gene encoding olfactory receptor 14J1-like, with translation MSNSSSIRHFLLLALADMRQLQLLHFCLLLGISLAALLGNGLIITAVACGHHLHTPMFFFLLNLALSDLGSICTTVPKAMHNSLWDTRNISYTGCATQLFFFMFFISADFYLLTVMCYDRYVSICKPLHYGTLLGSRACAHMAAAAWASAFLNALLHTANTFSLPLCHGNALGQFFCEIPQILKLSCSKSYFREVGLIAVSASLALCCFVFMVFSYVQIFRAVLRIPSEQGRHKAFSTCLPHLAVVSLFVSTALFAHLKRHSMSSPSLNLALSVLYSVVPPALNPLIYSLKNQELKSAVWRLMTGWFQKH, from the coding sequence atgtccaacagcagctccatcaggcacttcctcctgctggcactggcagacatgcggcagctgcagctcctgcacttctgcctcttgctgggcatctccctggctgccctcctgggcaacggcctcatcatcaccgccgtagcctgcggccaccacctgcacacgcccatgttcttcttcctgctcaacctggccctcagcgacctgggctccatctgcaccactgtccccaaagccatgcacaattccctctgggacaccaggaacatctcctacactggatgtgccacacagctctttttctttatgttcttcatctcagcagatttttatctcctgaccgtcatgtgctatgaccgctacgtgtccatctgcaaacccctgcactacgggaccctcctgggcagcagagcttgtgcccacatggcagcagctgcctgggccagtgcctttctcaatgctctgctgcacacagccaatacattttccctgcccctgtgccatggcaatgccctgggtcagttcttctgtgaaataccacagatcctcaagctctcctgctccaaatcctacttTAGGGAAGTTGGGCTCATTGCTGTTAGTGCCAGTTTAGCACtttgctgttttgtgttcatggttttctcctatgtgcagatcttcagggctgtgctgaggatcccctctgagcagggacggcacaaagccttttccacctgcctccctcacctggcagTTGTTTCCCTGTTTGTCAGCACTGCCCTATTTGCTCACCTCAAGCGCcactccatgtcctccccatccctgaacctggccctgtcagttttgtactcagtggtgcctccagccctgaaccccctcatctacagcctgaagaaccaggagctcaagtctgcagtgtggagactgatgactggatggtttcagaaacattaa